A genome region from Schistocerca americana isolate TAMUIC-IGC-003095 chromosome 1, iqSchAmer2.1, whole genome shotgun sequence includes the following:
- the LOC124603829 gene encoding TLC domain-containing protein 2-like isoform X2 produces the protein MRQDLISKYTASAHGVISFSTGYFAYDLIDMILHHRKRSSYELMIHHIFVLLCFGLSVTTRFYLGYGLVALLVEVNSVFLHTRQLMLIQGINKRDSLYRLNSTLNLVTFIVFRIMTLGWMTRWLVLHRDELTLTAFSLGSISMAVIMLMNIILFLRVLNADYRQRPARQTILHEEPADCKGHTKVKS, from the exons ATGAGGCAGGACCTTATATCTAAATACACAGCATCTGCCCATGGAGTGATTTCCTTTTCCACTG GTTATTTCGCGTATGACCTGATAGACATGATACTGCATCACAGAAAAAGAAGTAGCTATGAACTCATGATCCACCACATCTTT GTGCTTCTATGTTTTGGTCTATCCGTGACAACACGATTCTACCTGGGGTATGGCCTGGTGGCTTTGTTAGTTGAAGTTAACAGCGTTTTCCTGCATACAAGACAACTGATGTTGATACAAGGCATTAATAAACGTGATTCCCTTTATCGACTCAATAGTACATTGAACTTAG TGACGTTTATAGTTTTCCGGATAATGACGTTGGGCTGGATGACGAGATGGTTGGTTCTCCATCGAGATGAACTCACTCTAACAGCTTTTTCATTGGGCAGTATAT CTATGGCTGTCATTATGCTGATGAACATAATACTTTTCTTGAGAGTGTTAAATGCCGATTATCGACAAAGACCAGCCCGACAAACCATTTTACATGAAGAACCTGCAGACTGCAAAGGTCACACTAaagtaaaaagctaa